A single window of Chitinophaga sp. XS-30 DNA harbors:
- a CDS encoding TonB-dependent receptor, which produces MRLTTILLLTFLMESSAEGFSQQRITLSRKDAAIRQVFQDIRKQTGYDFLYSNKVLASARPVSVSVQDATLDEVLRLVMKDQPLAYNIVEKTVIVKLYERPATRDTVPSIPVSGLVSDDKGQALPGVTVQVKGTSAGTVTDNDGKFSITVSGSDAVLEFSYLGFARQERPVGTTTVFNITLQPSNEGLNEVVVVGYGTVMKKDLTGSLTQVKSREINAVPAANVLQALSGRAAGVHVLQNNGSPGGPVSVRIRGTNSIMGSNEPLYVVDGFPVSGTNPTVLNNMDIETIDILKDASATAIYGSRGANGVVLITTKRGKAGKTKVDFETSYSTQSLRKKLDLMNAKEYAIFYNERAVNDNQQPYFTQEQIDNFGEGYDWQDLVFQTAPMQLTSLNVSGGNEKTQFSLSGSVFAQNGIVKGSDYNRYSLRTNINHEISKKFSVNFSGTFSRLQTDRKDSRGGSRGNSMIAAAISAPPTLTPYNDDGSYRVLATAYPFIATDLINPINFINEQTTSTKANVVLANAALIYHPLPDFTVKISGGIENRDDRTDTYTTTRFVNSQGVASVGASQFTSLLSENTISYNKTAGKHNIAAVAGFTYQDFLTTFVNGRGVGFLSDASQTYDLGAADAPGIPGSGYAKSALVSLLARVNYSYDNKYLATISFRQDGSSRYSEGNKWGGFPSAAIAWRVSEEDFLKDIGFFSDLKLRASWGYTGSQAISPYATLNQLGSGKTVFDDALATTYAPGTVLPGDLKWETTEQKDIGLDIGILDNRVVVTADYYVKTTKDLLNNVILPSSMGFQRTVRNVGEVRNQGFEFGVDARILTGAFKWDLNTNISMNRNKVLKLYDGEDILGGSVNAVVVSDISNILREGQPIGRFWGYLEDGYDDNGRIRFVDVDKDGSITAQDKTYIGDPNPDFIYGINSNMSYRNFSLSIFIQGSQGNDIFNISSIGNTIDYGFGLNMPREVYENHWTPSSPNAKYPVISYNTTVRASDRFVEDGSYMRLRNVELGYDLPVQKAGINWLRNLRIYASGQNLLTFTKYSWWDPEVNSNGGENSTAQGYDNYSYPTARSFTFGIRAGF; this is translated from the coding sequence ATGCGATTAACAACCATCCTTCTGCTGACTTTTCTTATGGAATCAAGCGCTGAAGGCTTTTCGCAACAGCGGATCACCCTTTCCAGGAAGGATGCCGCCATCCGGCAGGTATTCCAGGATATCCGCAAACAAACGGGCTACGATTTTCTCTACAGCAACAAAGTGCTGGCTTCTGCCAGGCCGGTTTCCGTTTCCGTACAGGATGCCACGCTGGATGAGGTGCTGCGCCTGGTCATGAAAGATCAGCCGCTGGCGTACAACATCGTGGAAAAGACCGTGATCGTCAAATTGTATGAACGTCCCGCTACACGGGATACGGTGCCATCCATACCGGTCAGCGGACTGGTCAGCGATGACAAGGGGCAGGCGCTGCCCGGGGTTACGGTGCAGGTAAAAGGCACTTCTGCCGGTACCGTCACGGATAACGACGGGAAGTTCAGCATCACCGTGTCCGGCAGTGACGCCGTGCTGGAATTCTCCTACCTGGGCTTCGCCCGGCAGGAACGCCCGGTAGGCACAACAACGGTTTTTAACATCACGCTGCAGCCATCCAATGAAGGATTGAACGAAGTAGTGGTAGTAGGTTATGGTACAGTGATGAAAAAAGACCTTACCGGTTCGCTGACCCAGGTGAAGTCCAGAGAGATCAATGCCGTGCCTGCCGCCAACGTGTTGCAGGCGCTTTCCGGCCGCGCCGCCGGTGTACATGTGCTGCAGAACAACGGTTCGCCCGGTGGCCCGGTGAGCGTACGGATCAGGGGCACCAACTCCATCATGGGCAGTAACGAGCCTTTGTATGTGGTGGACGGTTTTCCGGTGTCCGGTACCAATCCAACCGTGCTCAACAATATGGACATCGAGACCATCGACATCCTCAAAGATGCGTCCGCCACAGCGATCTACGGTTCCCGCGGCGCCAACGGCGTTGTGCTCATCACCACCAAAAGAGGGAAAGCGGGTAAAACGAAAGTGGACTTCGAAACCAGCTACAGCACGCAATCCCTGCGTAAAAAACTGGACCTGATGAACGCAAAGGAATATGCCATTTTCTATAATGAAAGGGCAGTGAACGATAACCAGCAACCCTATTTCACGCAGGAACAGATCGATAATTTCGGGGAAGGGTATGACTGGCAGGACCTGGTATTCCAGACCGCTCCCATGCAGCTGACCAGCCTGAACGTCAGCGGCGGGAATGAAAAAACGCAGTTCTCCCTTTCCGGCAGCGTATTTGCACAGAACGGCATTGTAAAGGGCAGCGATTATAACCGCTATTCCCTGCGCACCAATATCAATCATGAGATCAGCAAAAAGTTCAGCGTCAATTTCTCCGGCACCTTCTCCCGTTTGCAGACAGACCGTAAGGATAGTCGCGGTGGAAGCCGGGGCAATTCCATGATCGCCGCGGCTATTTCAGCGCCGCCCACGCTGACGCCTTATAACGATGACGGCTCTTACCGGGTACTGGCAACGGCTTATCCTTTCATCGCAACAGATCTTATCAATCCCATCAATTTTATCAATGAGCAGACGACCAGCACCAAAGCGAATGTGGTACTGGCGAATGCCGCACTGATCTATCATCCGCTGCCTGATTTTACCGTGAAGATCTCCGGCGGCATAGAGAACCGGGACGACCGGACCGACACGTACACCACCACCCGCTTCGTCAATTCCCAGGGTGTGGCCAGCGTGGGCGCCAGCCAGTTCACCAGCCTGCTGAGCGAGAACACCATCAGCTATAATAAAACCGCAGGCAAGCACAATATTGCAGCTGTAGCGGGTTTTACCTACCAGGACTTTCTGACCACCTTTGTCAACGGCAGAGGCGTTGGCTTTCTGAGCGATGCGTCCCAAACCTATGATCTGGGAGCGGCCGATGCGCCGGGCATACCCGGTTCAGGGTATGCAAAATCAGCCCTCGTATCATTGCTGGCAAGGGTGAACTACAGTTACGACAATAAATACCTGGCAACGATCAGTTTCCGGCAGGATGGATCTTCCCGTTACAGTGAGGGCAATAAATGGGGAGGGTTTCCTTCCGCAGCCATTGCATGGCGTGTTTCGGAGGAAGATTTCCTGAAGGATATCGGTTTCTTCTCAGACCTGAAGCTCCGTGCCAGCTGGGGCTATACCGGCAGCCAGGCCATCAGTCCATATGCCACGCTTAACCAGCTTGGCTCCGGGAAAACCGTGTTTGACGATGCGCTCGCCACTACCTACGCGCCCGGCACCGTGTTGCCAGGTGACCTGAAATGGGAGACCACCGAACAGAAGGATATAGGGTTGGATATCGGCATACTGGACAACAGGGTAGTAGTCACCGCGGATTATTATGTAAAGACGACAAAGGACCTGCTCAACAATGTGATCCTGCCATCTTCCATGGGCTTCCAGAGAACGGTGCGCAATGTGGGCGAGGTCAGGAACCAGGGATTTGAGTTCGGTGTGGATGCCAGGATATTGACCGGTGCATTTAAATGGGACCTGAACACGAACATCTCCATGAACCGTAATAAAGTGCTGAAACTGTATGACGGCGAAGATATCCTGGGCGGAAGCGTGAATGCCGTTGTTGTGAGCGATATCAGCAACATCCTCCGGGAAGGCCAGCCGATCGGCCGTTTCTGGGGATACCTGGAGGACGGGTATGACGACAATGGCCGTATCCGTTTTGTGGATGTGGATAAGGACGGATCGATCACTGCGCAGGACAAGACCTATATTGGTGATCCCAACCCGGATTTCATCTATGGCATCAATTCGAACATGTCTTACCGCAATTTCTCCTTAAGCATTTTTATACAGGGTTCGCAGGGTAACGACATCTTCAATATCAGCTCAATCGGCAATACGATCGATTATGGTTTTGGCCTGAATATGCCGCGGGAGGTCTACGAGAACCACTGGACGCCTTCCAGTCCGAATGCGAAATATCCCGTCATCAGCTATAACACTACGGTAAGGGCATCGGACAGGTTTGTGGAAGATGGTTCCTACATGCGGCTGAGAAATGTGGAACTGGGGTATGACCTTCCGGTACAGAAAGCGGGGATCAACTGGCTGCGAAACCTGCGGATATACGCCAGCGGGCAGAACCTGCTCACGTTCACCAAATATTCCTGGTGGGACCCGGAGGTGAATTCCAATGGCGGCGAGAACTCAACCGCACAGGGATATGACAATTACAGTTATCCCACAGCGCGATCTTTCACCTTCGGCATCAGGGCCGGTTTCTAG